From the genome of Canis lupus familiaris isolate Mischka breed German Shepherd chromosome 8, alternate assembly UU_Cfam_GSD_1.0, whole genome shotgun sequence, one region includes:
- the SERPINA4 gene encoding kallistatin: protein MDLADSLLLLLAGLLFLPHGQLHPERYSLHQEPPSTGEGSPSLKIAPGNTAFALHFYHLMASQSPGSNIFFSPLSISASYAMLSLGARSHSKTQILEGLGFNLTEVSESDIHRGFQHLLHTLHLPDDRLEMHMGSTLFLSQDLLILPEFLNDSVAFYDSKLFLTNFHDPVGTTQLINDHIKEETQGKIVDLVSKLNTDIAMVLVNYIYFKALWEKPFQPSMTTTQDFHVDENTVVQVPMMLQDTAHHWYLNDRYLPCSVLRMDYKGNMTAFFILPNRGKMKQVEEALTPEMLTRWNRLLQKRHFYRKLELHFPKFSISGSYQLNEILPKMGFVDLFSRQVDLSGITKEKKLQVSKSFHKAILEVDEVGTQAAAATGIFTTFLSAWHNHRVLWFNRPFFVVIFSTNTQSILFLGKVVNPTKP from the exons ATGGATCTTGCAGacagcctgctcctccttctggctGGACTGCTATTCCTACCTCATGGTCAGCTGCATCCTGAGCGCTACAGCCTCCATCAGGAGCCTCCAAGCACAGGTGAGGGCTCCCCTAGCCTCAAGATTGCCCCAGGCAATACAGCTTTCGCTCTCCACTTCTACCACCTGATGGCTTCCCAAAGTCCTGGGAGCAACAtcttcttttccccattgagcATTTCGGCCTCCTACGCCATGCTGTCCCTGGGGGCCCGCTCACACAGCAAGACCCAGATCCTTGAGGGTCTGGGCTTCAACCTCACAGAGGTGTCCGAGTCAGACATCCACCGGGGCTTCCAGCACCTCTTGCACACTCTCCACCTTCCGGACGACAGGCTGGAGATGCACATGGGCAGCACCCTATTCCTGAGCCAGGACCTGCTGATCCTTCCGGAATTTCTTAATGACAGTGTGGCCTTCTATGACTCCAAACTCTTCCTCACCAACTTCCATGATCCTGTGGGCACCACCCAGCTTATCAATGACCACATCAAGGAGGAAACTCAAGGGAAGATTGTGGATTTGGTGAGCAAACTGAACACGGACATTGCAATGGTGCTGGTGAATTACATTTACTTCAAAG cTCTGTGGGAAAAACCATTCCAACCCTCGATGACCACTACCCAAGACTTCCACGTTGATGAGAATACCGTAGTCCAGGTGCCTATGATGCTGCAGGACACAGCGCACCACTGGTATCTCAATGACAGATACTTACCCTGCTCAGTGCTGCGGATGGATTACAAAGGAAACATGACAGCCTTTTTTATCCTTCCTAACCGAGGGAAAATGAAGCAAGTGGAGGAGGCCTTGACCCCAGAGATGCTAACAAGATGGAACCGCTTACTTCAGAAGAG ACATTTTTATAGGAAGCTCGAGCTGCATTTCCCCAAGTTCTCCATTTCTGGCTCCTATCAACTGAATGAGATTTTGCCCAAGATGGGCTTCGTGGACCTGTTCTCAAGGCAGGTTGACTTGTCTGGCATcaccaaagagaaaaaactgCAGGTGTCCAAG AGTTTCCACAAAGCCATTCTTGAGGTGGATGAAGTTGGTACCCAGGCTGCAGCAGCCACTGGCATCTTTACCACCTTTCTGTCTGCCTGGCACAATCACAGAGTCCTTTGGTTCAACCGGCCCTTCTTTGTGGTGATCTTTTCCACCAACACCCAGAGCATCCTCTTCCTGGGAAAGGTTGTCAACCCCACAAAACCATAG
- the SERPINA5 gene encoding plasma serine protease inhibitor translates to MQLCLLLCLMLFSSPGTSLHRHRPRETKKRVKEPPVASTVAPASRDFAFDLYRALATAAPDQNIFFSPLSISTTLAMLSLGAGSSTKVQILEGLGLHPQEGLEEALHRRIHQLLWDFAQPREDIQLSLGNALFISPTVRLQDTFLQAVKMLYLADTFPTNFGDPAGAQKQINDYVAKQTKGKIVDLAKDLDSTEAMVMVNYIFFKAKWETGFNHKSTRKQDFHVTSEMVVQVPMMKQEDHYYYYVDRNLSCRVVGVPYRGNATALFVLPGEGQMGQLENGMSEKTLKKWLKMFTKRQLELYLPKFSIEGSYQLDKVLPTLGIKDVFTSHADLTGMTNDTNIQVSEMVHKAMVEVDESGTQAAAATEAIFMFKSAPMRPHKIMFNRPFMMLIVENATNILFLGKVTHP, encoded by the exons ATGcagctctgcctccttctgtgccTGATGCTCTTCAGCTCGCCGGGCACCAGCCTACACCGCCACCGCCCCCGGGAGACGAAGAAGAGGGTCAAGGAGCCGCCTGTGGCCAGCACGGTGGCCCCCGCCAGCAGGGACTTCGCCTTCGACCTCTACAGGGCCTTGGCTACGGCTGCCCCTGATCAGAATATCTTCTTCTCCCCTCTGAGCATCTCCACGACCCTGGCCATGCTGTCCCTGGGGGCTGGATCGTCCACAAAGGTGCAGATCCTAGAAGGCCTGGGCCTCCATCCCCAGGAGGGCTTGGAGGAGGCGCTGCACCGCAGGATCCACCAGCTGCTGTGGGACTTCGCCCAGCCCAGGGAGGACATCCAGCTGAGCCTCGGCAACGCCCTGTTCATCAGCCCCACCGTGCGTCTCCAGGACACCTTCCTCCAGGCCGTGAAGATGCTGTACCTGGCAGACACTTTCCCCACCAACTTTGGGGACCCTGCAGGGGCCCAGAAGCAGATCAACGATTACGTGGCGAAGCAAACCAAAGGCAAGATCGTGGACTTGGCTAAGGACCTGGATAGCACTGAGGCCATGGTGATGgtgaattacattttctttaaag CTAAGTGGGAGACAGGCTTCAACCACAAAAGCACCCGCAAGCAGGACTTCCATGTGACCTCGGAGATGGTGGTTCAGGTGCCCATGATGAAACAGGAAGACCATTATTACTACTACGTGGACCGGAACCTCTCCTGCAGGGTGGTGGGTGTCCCCTACCGAGGGAACGCCACCGCTCTGTTCGTTCTCCCTGGTGAGGGCCAGATGGGACAGCTGGAGAATGGAATGAGTGAGAAAACACTGAAGAAGTGGCTCAAGATGTTCACAAAGAG GCAGCTTGAGCTCTATCTTCCCAAGTTCTCCATTGAGGGCTCCTACCAGCTGGACAAAGTTCTCCCTACGCTGGGCATCAAAGATGTCTTTACCTCCCACGCTGACCTGACTGGCATGACCAACGACACTAATATCCAGGTGTCTGAG ATGGTGCACAAGGCTATGGTGGAGGTGGACGAGTCGGGGACTCAAGCGGCTGCAGCCACAGAAGCAATCTTCATGTTCAAGTCAGCCCCAATGAGGCCTCATAAGATCATGTTCAACAGGCCCTTTATGATGCTCATTGTGGAGAATGCCACGAACATCCTCTTCCTTGGCAAAGTGACCCATCCCTGA